In Hippoglossus hippoglossus isolate fHipHip1 chromosome 19, fHipHip1.pri, whole genome shotgun sequence, the DNA window CAATACATGGAGAAGATGCAGTTGAAGACGCCAAACTCATGTAATTTACTGGAAATTCGCTACTAATTACTTATTTTGAgccaacaacaacatttaaataggACAAATCAGGCAAATCCACTGTCTGTAAATGTGTGACAGTGGGACACTTTTTTTCAGTGGAAGTCACTGATCTCCAGTTTCCACCTCTACAATCTGAACTTGTGTTTATGTACCGTGTCGGGCGTTGTGATGTTGTCGTGTCTCAGTCCGCTCTGTTCCCGCAGGCTGTTTGACTCCGGCGAGGAGCAGGTGGAACAGAGCGAAGAGGACAAAACGGAGGATGTCCCTCCCCAACCAGCCAGCCAATCATACGCTGCCACTGTGGCACTCCCTTCAACCCCACCCTCCGCCACCACTCTCATGGGTAGGTTACCACCAGCCATACAACACTGGCATCCTGAACTAGATGCATAACAATTACTCAGAAATATCAGAACTACTAAAGAGTTAAATCCTAAACAAAAGAGCTCTTAAGTCAGATTTTACAAAGTTATACTACAAATATTTTTagaatatttatgtgttttggtATAATTTTACCTTTAAATGGCCCATACCTGATGGTGGGATGTGGAGCCTACTGggatttataataatataaaaggCTTTAAGATATGAAAagtaaaatttgatttgtttaattaaTAATGTTAATTCATAATGTAACGAAACCCCTATGATCGACGTTTAGAGTCTGATTGACTTCATTTTAATAAGCTATAAAATGAAGTTTTCTTAGGTTTTGTGAATCCACAGCTGAAACCTGTAATCTCCTCGTCAGGTTACTCTGAAGATGGTGGAGCCCAGAAAGGCGACGTCATCCCGGAGCATGAATTCGCCGAGAGCCCCGTCTGTCTGGATGATGAGAATGAGTTTCCCCCAGTCGGCAACCAGAGTAACTgaccaaacccccccccaccaccaccatgaaCCCACCCATCCCTGCGAACAGTCCGACTCAACTTGCTTGGAGCATGGATGGAGGCTGGAAAACTTCAAACATATTCCTGACATGTTGAGACATTGTGGCCCCCCACTTCACCTTCCCACATGTACCTCTGCTGGCCTTGGGTCAAATCTGCATCCCTCTCACTTTTGTAAggaatatttaaataaaaaaacagtctTTTCAAGCTTTTTGCTGAAACAGATTAAAAGCCTGTCTGAGAAGTCCCAATGTTAGCTCCCCTATTCCGCCATAAAAAAACTGCTCTCTCATCCCTCGTTCCCTCTTTAAATAAGGacctgacatcacagtgacatcatacTATCATGGTAGCAACCAGCTGAGCATGTGATTGGTCCAGCAGAATATAAAATCCGGGCCACACTCACATCTTTTGAGAGATACTAAAGTCGCTTTAGAAGCTTCTTGCAAGTGCTATAGAcaataatctaaaaaaaaaaaaaagctatgtaatctttttttagtattttttttccccatcactTACAAATCTTCAACATCTGAATATCTGTCATCAGGGCATTTTTTGTCAATCAGGCCGCAAGATGTTTGGAGCTTTTTGACGGGCATTACATGAGTCacaccgagagagagagagagagagagagagaggaaaaaagatgcTGTTAGCGTGACACACTATTTAAAACCGGATACGTACAGTAAGTATTGTATGACTTGCAGATGCTAATTATGGTAGCGACAGACGAGACTTAAAACTATTGCCGAGTCACAGATGTAGCCTGATGATACATGTGTAGAAGTCGGCTCTGTGGCGGTCGACCCTAGATTGGAAAAAACTTGACGACGAGCTGCCAGTGACGAAAAACGTACACGTCCGTGGATTTCAGTGATATCCTGaagacctttttttaaattcacgACACGATGCTGAATAGTGTGTTAACGTGCAAGTCCAACtcatttttactttgtattaaatattcttttgcaaaacattttgaagtattacACATCAATGCATAGACTTACCatgcataaatatatattgaggatttttactgtgtgtataatgtgtatatataacatttatatatagtACTGTTGTAATAAGTAACATGGTATTGCAATTAGTGGACAAAAGGTGGCACTGTTAGGAcacctttctgctgcattgaGCTGTTCAGTTCTGGACATTTACCACAGAGACCCATTAAAGCTGAGCAATGATTCAACCTCTGCACTGTCTAGTTATGATTTGTTAAAAGTAACATTTATTAAGTTGTGATGATATTAAATTGTCCTATTAAATCTCATCAAatacccccaaaaaacaaatgtatgtgtttgtagCCTGCAAAGTCCATTGTTAAACAAACAGCGAGGCTTTCTAATGATTAACATTGCAACAATATGACCCATTGACTGTAGCACGTCTGAactgtttcatgttttgatAGATGAAATGATTGACCGGCATCTGCACGTTGAACCTCCCAAAAAGCCCATtctacaaacaaacagctgagcTCATCCCGAGAGCTGATATTTGTCCCCACATGTTGTTGGCTCAGATCTGTGTGCTTCTCTTTCTGTGAGTGAGTTCCCGTCCTTGGCCAGGCGGGTGGCAGCGGCAGACAGCCCGACCCGGGTCACAGCAGGGTTCTGCTGATTTGTCAGTGCTGTAGTcggctgcagacacagactcGTCGGTGGCTATGTCCCACAACAGCTCTTCCCTCCCACGGGCGATCCTCTCTGCTACAGCCCGGTATTCAGGTGTCCCGGCGTCCATGGGTGTTTCCTCGGCCTCGTCACGCTCTAGGTCAAATATCAATGGTGGGTCATGGAGCTGCTGGCTCCCTGTTGCACCCCCACATGCCTCAGCTGCACCTGTAAGGGGACAGAGATGTGTGTTAGTATACTTTTTCTCATGTGTCACATTTTTGTCACAAATTATCATATTAACTATCTCATACCACTTATGACATATGCTACTTTCCAGAATCtcattttacattcatattcCTCCACTCCAAAAAAGCAGCTGCTCTCATTTAACCTTTAAAATCTTGCAGAGAGAACATGTCTGTTGAGAACCACACTATGGTATGCAGGACATAATGTCCTGCATACCATCCAACATGGTGGGGGGGCTACACCATCACCATTAGATCATTTCATTTAGTTAAACATGTCTACCAACATTACATCtgctatacatatatatatggcTTTAATATAGTGGGACTGGGTCAGCACTTAGTGTCGTGGACGCCACTGACCTGTGATGTAGAACGCTTTGTGTTTCCCTGATCGAACCGTCTGCAGGTCACCAAACCTCCCCGCAGCGCCACTGTTAGGGTGGAAAAGAAACTacaaaagaaaggagagaggaactTAATGTCTGCAGCAAGATCCTAATGcagggctggagccaatcacagctgacgcTAGGCGAGAGTCAGGGTACACCAAAATGAGATTAACAGCAAAAACTAGCTCTTACCTCATGACCTCTGTGTTCACCTTGCAGGAGGATATTTGTTGCATTGATGCCATCGTAAGGTCTGTCTGCGGGAGGTTTTACCCCTGCCAGAGACAGAAGAGTTGGGAAGATGTCCATCCCACTGcaagaggaaacaaagacaagaagagaaatattAGTATTTGAAGTATTAGAGTCTCTGTGTATTGGTAACATAAATACAAGAACCTGAGCAGGGCAGAGCTGGTGGTGTTTGCAGGGATCTTTCCAGGCCAATAGGCCACTGTCGGCACCCTGTGACCTCCCTCCCAGGTGGTCCGCTTAGCCGAGCCCCCACCTCACACGCAGGAAAAAGATCAGTGTAGGAATATGAGGATTCACAGCAATATGATGTACAGCAGCTCCAGCCACTACCATGCAACTGAACACATTACAACCTCTTGTGTGATTTTATCAATACGCAGTTAAGACAAACACCACAGCCTGCTGTATATTTAAGCTTTGGGCCTTTGCTACTGCGTCCGCATTGTTTTCTCAGCTCCACAAAATATGCATAGTGAAGCCATATCCTCGCCTATCCATTTGCTTGAATTTTGGGGATTTTGTGTTAAACTCATCCAGCAGCTTTTTGTTGCGGTCCGGTGGTAGAAATGGTTTTCATGTCATATACATCTATGCCCTTATAGGTGGTAAACACTGGCCTCCCTGATAAGCCCCCCTCCCCCACGACAACTATTGAACCAAATGCATTTTCTGCACCGAGACATTGAAAGGATTGTATACTTGGCGAGCTTACCTTCTACACGGAGTCGACAGAGACAGAAATTTTCGCAGTCATACATCGACAGAATCATTCTCCTTTGGAATAAAGCTCCTCTAAAGAGTGAGCTGCTAAGTCTGTGCTTCACCAATAAGCCTTTATAAAAACCACAGCACATCTGGAGCGGTGCGCGCCGTTAGACCCACAGGCCGATGCTGACTTTTCTCATCCAATTACAATTTCCACTTTTTTCAAAGTTGTCGCTTTAACGTCTATTCCTGTTCTATTCCTGCTGCTGTCTTGATTTTATTACCTCTAATGgtacttttttatttactttaacaaACTCCCAACATTTCCACAACATATTCATTAGGTAAATAATCTTTAAATCATTAATTCATATAGAGCAACTGTCAGATCAACTGTCCTTCTCACTACCCTTAGGCCAATTCATTGTGTCCTTAGACAACTGTAATTATAATTTTACTTAAGCAAAGGTTATGAGAACTTTCCACCACATATTAACCAGCTCCCAGCATGTTAACCAAGTAAAACCAGTTAACTTCTTATCAAACTACTTAGCATACATTATTATAAACTATATTTCTATACCTCTGCTGGTCTGCCACTTCCCTATGAAAGGTCCCACACTTCCTGCGTACTGGCACTTCTGTTCCCAAGGACCATTGTCAcctagaaacacacacacacacacacgacatttCTTCAATAACAGTTACAATAGCAGTGTCAAAGAACAGACACAACTCATCCAGTGGACTCACCAGTGAACCAGATGAGCGTGTTGTTCTTGTCTGTGTCATCAGAAGTGCTCTTTACTGCCCCCACCAGGCTGTCCATCTCCCGCAGACTGGCACTGTACACTGTGCAGTCATTCGGGTGGTtagcggtggtggtggtgtccgGAGGGAGTGGAGGAGCCAGCGGAACGTGCATGTGAGCCAAAGCCATGTATAGCAGATAGGGCTGCCGTCGCTCCCTGAAGAGACAGTTAATAAAGTGTCACACAGTTTATATGGACAAATGCTTCTCTGAAAGATCTTATGACAGGACTTGCTCTTGATTTAAGACATTCTGACTTGTAGCAGCACCATAAGATATAACAGTGATAACATTCAATGTTGTGCACAAAGGTGCAGATTACCTACTTTAAAGcgtatgttgtttttctttgtaggTTACTGTTGGGTCATCCCCAGAGACGACATGACAGTTCCCAaaatgtgaagccaaatgaTTGTAAATGCCCCTTAGTGGCTTGAAGCAATATTGTTCATaaaccctacctcctccatttcagtggatgggacatttcAGTccggttttaatttgttatttgacgATACAtctgtgaaatgtcatgattgacagctgagacctaTAGGTGGACAATGTGTATTGCAGGTCCTCGATACCATGGCTCCACTCCCTGATCAATACTATGACAACTAGACAATTAActaaaatttaattttaaaaaaacaacgacAGTTTCACAAAGGAAGTGATCATAGATATCACAGAGCTAATTTATTGCACTGCTTGTTATTAAGGTGCCATAGGGAATACAAGCTCCTCCAGATAAGCCGATATAGGGGTTAGCTCAGGCAGCTTATTATCCCAGGCTTCATACGCTACTGAATCCAGctgatattattttatcttttttgtaatAACAATTCCCAAGAAAAGACTGATGCCATCCTGTGTAGCCAAGTCTAAGCAACTCATGTGTATTAGCTAAAGAACTTTACTATTTTctgaaaaaacactaaacaccATTAAATACCATACAAAAATGCTGGAATTGGAACTTGAGTGTGATATGACTTCATTGTGACAAAGGAGGACATCTTGATTGGTGGTTAAACTTATGCTCTGCAGTGCTTGATCATTTCCCAGCCTGTGGTCATACCCGTGCATGTGAAAGGCAGTTAACTGTAGTTGGGTGCAATTGTACAAATGAGTTTGTCCGCAGGTAATATTTTGgcaaaaacaactacaaaccAAACACAGGCAAACTGAAGTTGTTATGACTACAGATCTGCTACTGTAAAGAAACAGCCACAGACcagaatgtatttattataagtattattattatggtgtAGAAGGTAATGAAGCATAGAGTTGAGAATAGGGTACACTGACCTGTACTTGTATTATTACAGCCTCTAGGAATAGAGTAGCTTTGGTCCTGCTGTGATCAGGTTACCAATTTTAAGTTGACATGGGAAACAACAGTGCAGGGAACTTCTTAAGAATACATTACcagggtgtgagtgtgtgtgtctctgcctcaATTCCCATATTAACAAATATGTTTGACTAGGCAGTCTATTCTAAGCTATCATTCATTGCTTTCAGTTCTCATGTTTCACACTCTCTGTAGAAAGACAAGCAGAAGCACTTGACAGACCAGGTTTCACTGGCCGTTTAGTAAAAAGAAGAACAAGGCCGATACAGAAGTTTACTTTCTGTGTTGGAGTTCCTCAAGGGTCTGTTCTCTGACCTCTTTTGTTCAACACCCACATGCTCCGATTACTCAGATTATGGAATACCATAACATCTATGATCATAATTTTGCAGATGACTCATCTCTTCATTACAGTGCCACCACATGATGGAACTGCCTCACATCTTCTGAATTTGAGCATTGAACAAGTCAGTGACTGGATGTGGCAGAATTTCCTACAACTGAACACGAAGGAAAACTACTGTTTTTCATTCTGACTTTGGGTCTGCTAAAACTGCCAGTTTATATATGAATACACTATGTATGGAACTTCTTATTAAATCCTTCATCACATCCACCAataaggttatgttttccccctacgtctgtttgtctgcaggattacacaaagacTAATGAATGGATTTCAATTcgatttggtggaaggatgggacatgggccaagaaagaatccattaaatgcTGACCCGGATTAAGGaatgttgtttttcactttccttaacatgATAGGTTTTTTTTGACactttcaccaatttcccaagAAATAAGGATCTTATCCTATGAGTATGTGCAATTTGGGgctatttatttctgttttgttgtcctttaaatgtagttttaattTCTTCTAATGTCTTATTTCGAATGTATTTCTGTGCCTCTACAAAGCACTTTGCCTTGTGCCTTGCCTTGAGTGAGAATGGTGTTATCTAAATAAACCAACCATGCCCTGCCCGGCCCAGCCTTGATTATGGAATGAGGACCTGTttgactaaaacaaaaaaactgcacGATTAGACTCAGTAAATCCATCTTTATGCCCTAAAGCTTCAGAAACATCAGAGAACCACCCAAGTTTTTAAGTCACACTCTGGTAAAGATATAAATCAACATCTTTCATACTGTTTTCTCAATAGAAGAAATTCATTTGGCTCCACATTGTGATCCACAATATTATTGTATGAACATGTATACACGATA includes these proteins:
- the arsg gene encoding arylsulfatase G, whose translation is MAECLAPFLLTGMLLCGLLLHAVSLHGARVDNPSERPNFIIIVADDIGWGDLDANQPEARANNTPYLNLMAEQGLKLTDFHSPASTCSPSRAAILTGRYGLRNGVTHNFAVGSVAGLPLTEVTLPQLLQEAGYYTSMIGKWHLGHNGPYGPTHRGFDSYLGIPYSNDMGCTDIPGYNLPQCPPCDTSGPQVLRLKRSVHEGCYSQVGLPLIENRSIVEQPLDLWTLTERYKSAATRIILNARERRQPYLLYMALAHMHVPLAPPLPPDTTTTANHPNDCTVYSASLREMDSLVGAVKSTSDDTDKNNTLIWFTGDNGPWEQKCQYAGSVGPFIGKWQTSRGGGSAKRTTWEGGHRVPTVAYWPGKIPANTTSSALLSGMDIFPTLLSLAGVKPPADRPYDGINATNILLQGEHRGHEFLFHPNSGAAGRFGDLQTVRSGKHKAFYITGAAEACGGATGSQQLHDPPLIFDLERDEAEETPMDAGTPEYRAVAERIARGREELLWDIATDESVSAADYSTDKSAEPCCDPGRAVCRCHPPGQGRELTHRKRSTQI